In the Oncorhynchus keta strain PuntledgeMale-10-30-2019 chromosome 14, Oket_V2, whole genome shotgun sequence genome, one interval contains:
- the LOC118394308 gene encoding uncharacterized protein LOC118394308, with the protein MYSDCGVGVASIQRQYQVRDSVRPYTGPGENTQVPMETGVTPARCPIYQVQPYSGQPSCTVNSVSNTQPTPVPTHLTPPPAALKPGQDGFKKVCRTEEASPCPFPGLASGVLEMRVKEGSKIRNLMGFAMARMQGDVSGVGVSGGGGLRQVVFSGSGRAVTKTITCAEIMKRKVGSLHQLTKLRYKGVREVWESKEGGASEMTVHRTVPSISILLSKDPLDPQEPGYQPPETLSALWEDRDGVDALQTASKRPLGLSPYSSFPDSKRVCLGLDEGTLALSTPLAN; encoded by the coding sequence ATGTATTCCGACTGTGGAGTTGGAGTGGCCAGCATTCAAAGACAGTATCAGGTCAGGGACTCTGTCAGACCATACACTGGACCTGGAGAGAATACACAGGTCCCAATGGAAACCGGTGTGACCCCAGCTAGGTGCCCAATATATCAGGTTCAGCCTTACAGTGGGCAGCCCTCCTGCACTGTCAACAGTGTTTCCAACACACAGCCCACTCCGGTGCCTACACATCTAACTCCACCTCCCGCCGCACTCAAACCGGGCCAGGATGGGTTCAAGAAGGTGTGTCGCACAGAGGAGGCCAGCCCGTGCCCCTTTCCAGGATTGGCCTCAGGAGTGCTGGAGATGCGTGTCAAGGAGGGCAGCAAGATCCGTAACCTCATGGGTTTTGCCATGGCTCGCATGCAGGGGGATGTCAGTGGTGTTGGGGTTAGTGGAGGCGGTGGCCTGAGGCAGGTTGTTTTCTCTGGGTCAGGTCGTGCCGTCACCAAGACCATCACATGCGCTGAGATCATGAAGAGAAAAGTGGGGTCTCTGCACCAGCTGACCAAGCTGCGCTACAAGGGTGTGAGGGAGGTGTGGGAGAGCAAAGAAGGGGGGGCATCGGAGATGACTGTTCACAGGACCGTCCCCTCCATCAGCATCCTTTTGTCCAAAGACCCCCTGGACCCGCAGGAGCCCGGCTACCAGCCCCCTGAGACCCTCAGTGCTCTCTGGGAGGACAGAGACGGTGTGGATGCCCTACAGACAGCCAGCAAGAGACCTCTTGGTCTGTCCCCATACAGTAGTTTCCCTGACTCTAAGAGAGTGTGTCTGGGTCTGGACGAGGGGACTCTGGCTCTGTCCACCCccctggctaactga